The DNA sequence GACCGCTTCGGCGAAGCCGCGGAGGACGACATCGCGCTGCTGGCCTTCCGGCGCCGGTGAGCCTCAGACCGTCGCGGCGTAGCGGTGGGCGTTCTCCGCTTTCGCCGCCGCCTCGCCGAGGTGGACGACCACCCGGCACTGGGGATCGCCCATCGCGATGCGCTCCTCCAGCGTCACCGCCGACGAACCGACGTTGCGGGCCGCGATGCCGCCGAACACCGAGGACGTCATCCGGCACAGCGACGGCGACTGGCGCACCGCGGCGCCGAACGGGCAGTCGGAGTTGACGAAGACCAGCCGGTCGCCGGTGATCTCGACGACCTGGAACGTGCCGCCGATCGCCGCCTTCAGCCGCACCAGGCATTCGGCGATCTGCTCGGGGGTCAGCTGGGCCGCCCGCACGGCGATGGCGTCGCGGTACTCCTGCTCCATCTGACCGCCGATGTCGGCCGCGACCTGGGCGATCGCGCGCTGCGCCGCTTCCGGGCCCTGCTGCTGCTCGACGGCCGTCGACAGCTGCACGACCAGAGCGCGCAGGAAACTCTCCCGGCCGAAACCGCCCTCGGGACGGGCCTCGGACAAGGCGGGCAGCGGGCCGGCGCGGCGCGCGGGCGGATCGATCGACAGCTCCACCGGGCGGGCCACGGGCAGCACCGACCGCACGACCTTCCCGCCGGCGCGCTTCGCGGCCACGGCCAGCTCGGAGGAGAACTGCGACACGATCCACAGGCCACGCCCGCGGTACTGCTCCGCCGAGGGCGCTTCCCGCGGCAGCGCGAACGCCTCGCCCATGTCGTGCACTTCGAGCACGGGCCGGACTTCGGTCCACTGGAGCGACACCCAGATGTCGCCGCGGCCGTGGTCGTAGGCGTTCGCGAGCAGCTCCGCCACGATCAACGCGGCGTCGTCGATCTGCTCGGCCTGGCCGACCGCGTGCCGGGCGAGGTAGCCGGTGATCTCACGGCGCAGCAGCGACGCGGAGGCGCGGTCCTGCCGGTCAAGGAACCAATCCACGCCAGGACCTCCTCAGTCTCCGCTCCCATACCGTACGCGGCTTCCCGGCATCCGGAGCAGCGCCGCCGCCGGTCCCGGCTGCTACGGTCCTACCAAGACGGTTGAGACGCCAGCCGTGGTTGTGTCATGCGTGGTTCCACGCCGTCCCCGAGGAGTCCACCGG is a window from the Amycolatopsis sp. NBC_00355 genome containing:
- a CDS encoding methanogen output domain 1-containing protein, translated to MDWFLDRQDRASASLLRREITGYLARHAVGQAEQIDDAALIVAELLANAYDHGRGDIWVSLQWTEVRPVLEVHDMGEAFALPREAPSAEQYRGRGLWIVSQFSSELAVAAKRAGGKVVRSVLPVARPVELSIDPPARRAGPLPALSEARPEGGFGRESFLRALVVQLSTAVEQQQGPEAAQRAIAQVAADIGGQMEQEYRDAIAVRAAQLTPEQIAECLVRLKAAIGGTFQVVEITGDRLVFVNSDCPFGAAVRQSPSLCRMTSSVFGGIAARNVGSSAVTLEERIAMGDPQCRVVVHLGEAAAKAENAHRYAATV